The Ictalurus furcatus strain D&B chromosome 23, Billie_1.0, whole genome shotgun sequence genome includes the window agtgagagcgagagtaagacaaagtgagagagagagtaagacagaaagtgagacagcTGGGAAACAGCTCTGTATGAAGTCCTCTCGAGTTGTACGTATAAAGTGTTTGACTGCAGATGAAGCTGCTGATCCCTGTGTAAAGACcttcagtattattattatcattagctGCTGTGttgtattctgtgtgtgtgtgtgtgtgtgtgtgtgtgtgtgtgtgcatgagcgTACTGACCTCGACCCCTGCCGTGCTGAAGAGGCCCAGCGAGCTGGCGACCGTCACGATGTGGCCGTGATTCATCTCCAACATCCTGGGAAGAAAAGCCTTGGTGGTCTGAAAGAGGACGAGAGGGGGTGGTTGTGGGGGCAGAaagatggggggggggtttattaTTAGATGGGGTTATTCTCCTTGCATTCTTCATCTCTGCCAAATTACTTTGATCCCCGTGTGTTTTTCAGACCTCCCTCTTATAATAATTCACCGAGTCTAAACAATACTCGCCCTACGGAGGGAGCGAGGGCCGTTAGTGACCGCTCTGCTCTCGCACGCACCCGAGAGATTCGTTTACACGCATGTGGAAAACAACCGTAAACGCGTATTAGCGGGGTTTAACTTGGAAATGAAACATGAGCGAAAGAAACGTTCGGGTTTGTCCAGCGTTTCctctttccacacacacacacacacacaccccaatccCGTTTGCAGGATAACGTTTCAGCCAAGAGAGCAACTCTCATTCACCGCCCTCACACAGCATAgctcagtctcacacacacacacaggcaaaaaTCCAAGCTAAGTCTTTAGAAGGACATTCCTCTTTATGAACACTTAAAGTGACAGTTCAGtcaaaaaggaaaatgtacacaatgtccTCTTTACACGATACACACATTGGAACGACGAGTACTTTTTATCGACGAGTCCGTGCCTATCAATCACGTACGTTCCATAAATGTTGTTCTGGGGTTGTTATTGACATTGTTatctataaaataaacagacaaaaggaTGGATCCGATgtaaactgaattgaaaaaagcagcttgtcctacagggttgtggggaacctggagtgtatcccagggagtatgggGTACAAAGCGGGGTacaaatccatcgcagggcgcaatcacatAGACgttcactacggacactttagacacgccaatcagtctaccatgcatgtgtttggactgggggaggaaaccagagtacccggaggaaacccccgcagcacggggagaacatgcaaacgccacgCAGGGCTGTGGCAggaatcgagcccccaaccctcgaggtgtgaggcgaacgtgctaaccactatgccGCCGTGCCCCCTGTGGCATTATCTATTCACGATGATAATTGCAAGTTACATTAGTTCTCCCATGTGGATGTTCACTGCCTGCTGTCGGCTCGTGCTATTTCCTTAAAGTAACTTGGATTGACATTACAAGTTTGGCTAAGAGTTATTGTACCGTTATACCTGTTGCTAACACTGTCGTTCATGCTTTGTGGACTCTGTGCATGACTTGcatgtgtgtagttgtgtagtgAAGTGAAAAGCTCACTCTGCGTCACTGTATGCGAGAGCGTCCTTATCGAGTGGGAAAACTGCCGGTGAAAAACGAACGGTAAATCAGCACAGCGCCGCAAGAGCCGATTTACAAAACCATCCTGTCGCCATCCTGCACATCGGTTCGTGTCCAAGGTGCTGGGGGTTGATCGCAAAATGAGTCCGTTCCCTGATTCCAGGAACTGAAAACCTCAAAGATTCGGAGTCAGTTCCGGACACCGAAACCTTCCCGCAGTGACCGACACCGCTAGTCCACTGGTCACGCTGACATACTGAATATTCGCTAACAAGTATGCAGAGCCAGTACAACGTTAAAGATACACAATACTGTGACTTTGTTAGctctagggatgtcacgagaaccgatacttcggtaccaacattcttaaaacgtgacggtacttgtttttctgcagtagcatagGTACCGTTGGTAATGAAGCTACCGTGGTTGCAgttcttccggaactgatggaggcagcaaatacgcgtaagtgttttagtggtgaagaagaagaagaagaacgcctacaagcacacgggaaacaCTACAGAAGACGGTGACaggtttagctccgccccgactcgttgagaggaaaggtggtaagagttaaatatggaaatacttcgcattcgaggcggatgacaacaaacatataattgatgctgtgaagacggtgtgcaaccgatgctatcgttcatttgaaacaaagcgaggaaacacctggaatttggcgaagaacctgaaagacggtccctatattatgtttgaggcagctggcactgttgccgtgaaaccagctaacgttatgctccatgtaatgttagcgatagccagttatttgctaacgacgctaacgcattgcgatgttatgaactacctcctaatgggcctccatgcatcgccattcggCCCGAGTCCTGTCAGATAAATGTAGCCTcgtgtcactaataattattcacgtgttcatgcttttaataaactgATTTTAGAGTCAGTAATATTGCATTGTAGTCTGTGAGCTGAATTTTAATTAAGCCTAGTTAAAGAGGTCTGTAGCAATATTAATAGCTTGAAATAtctttaataaacatatttttttaaatacctcgTATCGCTTTATCACAGAGCTTCAAGGGGTGCACGCTTAGTTAGTGTGAATAGACGAGGCGGGCCTGCACAGCGCTGACAGaaagcgtttaaaaaaaaaaaacagaaatccgTGTACGGAGTGCTGGCTGGATTTATGGAGGCAGAGAGCGGCGGAGTGAAGAAGAGCAGAGCAAGCGCTTCAGTGATGTCAGCGTTTATAAACGCGTTTGGGATGGTACGAGCTCACACTGCCTTTAAAAATATCAATCTCACATCTCACTGGAATTTCTTTCgtttaacacacaaacacacactttccctcCCTCATAAACCTATTAGTCAACTATCAGCTGCTCTATATATAGAGAGGAAGAGATGTTAGAAAAACCAGCATGTGCGTAACAAGTTTTGAGAGACGAAGAGAAATCTAATAAAGCCAAATGAAGCAattcctgggacaggctccgcGTCGACtgaaccctgaccaagataaaacTGTTACAGAAGACGCATGAATGAATAACTAGAAGGGCAGTGATGATAAGCTGACGCATTCTGGctaacaatgactacgtttacatggacagcagtaatctaattcttgaccttattctgaataagacaatattgtgattaaggtgtttatatgagacgcttttagaatactcctttcatgttcctgttttacgtgttatagaacgtagagcgattaacggcacacgtcattacatcatacagaatttcacgtatcaacatacagttggtcttcgttatggtacagtgtacagttttgggtgtttttatttttcattttacgaaTGAAAGTGCATTTAATTATTAGTCGTGCTGTACGCGCAAagagacgactgcttgaagccgtgggctgcgtcccaaaccgcgtacttacctactaatAAGGTAagtatacatgtatttctcctactatacagcaggtaagtacgcggtttgggacgcagccgtgctctcttgtttgccgtgaaacggtcgagcgctgccgtgtgtgtacgtgtcctgtcacaaaatgcggtgaaaactcccacacgacgttgatagtgtgattaaggtgtgtacatgtctgtaacgcacgtcgataacgcgactaaaacaggaatactccacctgtcttaattccatttgtgtttacttcgagtgtgactttagtcggattaaggtcgtcgataatcgctgtttacatgctagtttcttaatcagagtatcgtcttaatcggattaatatcggattattgttgtccgtgtaaacgtactgaatgttgTGCGTGCTGGACAATGggtacagcatgtgtgtgtcgattttatttcattttttgggggggaaataaataaataaattaataaagatACAACAAAAGAGACAGGTCCTTGTTCTGTCCTTAGATATTAAAACTGTGCTGAAAAGAAATACTGCAAAAAGAAACGTTAGACTTGTAATGAGGAGCGAAGTGTAAAACTGTACAACGCTCTCGAGAGCTGAACAGTTGGAAAGCGTGTGATTGGCGTGATGCGAGTGGTGTGTTTCCAACCCAAAGTGGATCATGTTCCTCTAACAACATcctgaagggttttattcctcttacaccacagcgcaatattaaataaagctcACTGACGCATGACACTTCACGCTTGTTCTTCTGGAACATCAGCGAGACAACTAACTTCATGTTAGCCCTTACATGCAattagctataaacagtcgttgcctcgattttttttttctttcacctaaAATACctaagacaaaaacacacactgcaacTCAAAACcctgtctgtcctgaagacacctgagactccttccagaagtGTTAAAGAAACCCTTCCTCACCTGCGCAATTATACGTTActctgttaaataacaacacggttttttttcttgaatctGCCTAATTATTTCGAGAGTCTggcatacaaatccctgtgaatgagctgctaCTATAGGAACCGTAACGTGCGAGAATGAGCGCATGAAAATAAATCGTTTGAGTTACAGTCTGATCTACTCTCAGAGCATCAGATTcaaattcaacagcgctgtggtattaaaaacaacaaaaaaaatggactaATTATCAACAAAATGAAGTAATCAGTACTGGTAACCACAACCAGCAACCCTGACAGTCACACTCAAATAAATCCTCACTGAGAGCATTTTTAAGCCATATtgtgcacgcatgcacacacacacacacacacacacacaggtgcggGAGCTGAACAGAGCTGAGCGCGACTCTTCTGCCTGGCCGGATCTTTTTTCAGTGAGAACGCCGCTTGGAGAATTTGGCTCCTGTCGCTTGGCATCTCGTCAAACTAATCTGAACAATAAGCGATTGTGATGGAAGTGGGTCAGACAGCAGCTCGCCGTTACAGCCCAGCTTAACACAGCACCCAGTTTCCCATGATGATGCTTTTCTCTGGGTAAATTCGTCCTAAATATTCTTCAAAGTATACAACACTCCAGGATGCACTGTCCACAATTCACGGCTCATTCAAGTAACTTCAACTTCACAAATGTGTGCGTTTGTGGAGCAATAAGGTAACGAGAGATATATTACTGTATGAACACTATGCCAAAAATCTACAGCACCATAAGTTAGTTCAGATAGTTGTTTGGGATATAGCCAATAACACAGCTAATATGCTCATTTGATGTACTATGCAGTAGGGtggtatgtggtttgggacacagcctatAACACAGCTAAGGTGCTAATTTGATGCActacgtggtttgggacacagccaatAACACAGCTAAGGTACTAATTTGATGTACTATGCAGTAGggtagtatgtggtttgggacacagccaatAACACAGCTAATGTGCTAATTTGATGTACTATGTAGTAGGGTaatatgtggtttgggacacagccaatAACACAGCTAATGTGCTATTTGATGTactatgtggtttgggacacagccaatAACACAGCTAATGTGCTAATTTGATGTACTatgtagtagggtagtatgtggtttgggacacagcatAGCCTTTCACATACgttgtttttgttctggttTTCTTCTGCACAAATTGAACATTCATGTAAAACCAGAtggatggaaaacacacacacacacacttcttttcttaccacttttttctttctggtgtgtgtgtgtgtgtgctggctgTGATTCTCCCGTGCAGCTGCGTTTAGACTCTGTGAAGAGTGTGGGGGCCTCCTCAGGGCGCTCACATGATGACATCACTTCCTTTTGGCTCTTGCTCCATTCCCATAAGGTAGTAAAGACGAGCTCCATCTGGAAACGGGCTTGTCTCGCCTTCGCTGTTTCAAACACGCCGGCTGTGAGCCGCAGAGCCCGGCGGCTCGTGACTCAGACTGAGGATGATAGAAACTGGAACTCCTGAAAGAAATTCCCGAAACTAGGAATGTGTCGATCCGACACCGAGTGCTGGTATCAGCCTGAAACACTACTTCAGCCTCAGACCTCTTTCAAGCTCCATATTAGAAACCTAGCTATCTGATGATATCATTCTACACACAGACATGTAAGGTCGCCATATTGTTTCTAAAAAGTGATAACCACCATGTCCAATGCCTTCCATCCTGTTCATGGAGTACTTCTTCAGTTCAGGGATTTCCTTCAGGACCAGACTGATCCGACCACAGTGTAGTAAGGAGCGCTGTGGACCGCTATCACACTGTACGAGTAGTTTTAAAACTCGGGACTTAAAGTGCAATTAAGAATTACAACGTATCTTCAGGTAGTGTGCATACGGTCCCTGTATTTATTGATCTGTACACCTGATGCATTTATTTACACGCTGTACCTCCATACCTAATTAGTTACTTTAATACTCTCGATAATATTCATATAATAGTCATATTCTTTAACATTCatgttcttttatttcttctaaTTAGTAACTTTATTACTCTCTATGTTATTCATATTCTTTAGTGCAGTCTTTTGTGTAGCTGCTGTCACGAGGCGATTTTATCTTACAGGATCAATCAAATCAAGTATCTATTTATCGACAGACTCTTTTTATTGTATACATTGTCCTCTGCATCCTAAATCCCATCAGCCACCTGTAGTGCATCCGAGAGCCATTAGTCATTTTTGAGCAAATGTAGTGCTTACTTAAGCATGGCAAGTTCCACTAAAGCACCCCCCCCTCCAAtctaactaaaaataaataaatacttgtaGAGACTAATTACCAACacaactgtgtgtatgtgtgtttgcgcgtgtgtgtgtgtgtgtgtcagagcgaAAGCGCCGCAGGTTTTGTGGTATTAACGAACCACATCCTCTACTCTGTGGCCCGCTCACGTCGCCATTCATCACCAAATGCTTTCATCTCGCAACCACAACACAAAGTGCTTAAGAAAACACAAGCAGATCCTTAATGAGAGtccaaactacacacacatgcaacacGTGTAATccgaaaatgtttttttttagctccaTTTACAACCGTCGACCGtccaaaatataataataaataaatacgctcAGTCTGTGAACCTTCAAAATTGCGAATAAAAACGACAGCTATACCGTCGTAATACAATtctaataatgatgatgataacgagtctttattggtcacatatacattacagcacagtgaaattcttttcttcgcataccccagcatgttaggaagctggggtcagagcgcagggtcagccatgattcagcgcccctggagcagagagggttcagggccttgctcaagggcccaacagtggcagccaccactgccccattatGTTTATCTTTGTTGTCATTATTAAAAAGCAAATAACGAGAGATCACGTTCGTTATGTGAGGAGACGATGACTCGAATTAACCGGAAATGAAAAATTCCCCTTTGAGCATATGTTGGCCTTTTTCAGGTTAAACCCAAAGTGTCtgcaataaatgtttttgtttttgttcctaATTTTGCGTCTGCAGCGTAGTGCCCTTCTTCCTCTCTgcgatttcttcatttttaatttcctttCAAAATATCATTTCATCTGTCATTTTTCCTTCATTGCAAAATATCCTCTCAGGGTGTGTGctcccaggaaaaaaaaaaacaaaaaaaacaatcgaCACCTCATTTAGTGTGTAAAAtgcctacaaaaaaaaaagagaaaagcttggtaaaataataataataataataataataataataatataaaaaatgcaGCACTTCAGTGCCTAAGAAAAACATAAGCAAACTTTCTAATCCCATGCTGAAGTCTAAAAGGATTGACCTACTATTTCTGAggctgtttaaacattttacggTTCGTTAGCATTAACTGTAGTGACGCGGCTCTGCGTGGGAACTTTTTCTACCGCCATCGTCGTGACGTAGCAAAGTGTCTCCCGGGAGAGATTAGTGCAAAAATCTGCACTGctatacagtacataaataaatcgactgaatttctttgtaaaaaaaaaaaaaaactagacgTAGAACACGTTATGTGATTTGAGACAGCTGGTTACATAATACAGGAAGCACAACTACGGCAGTCAGTATAACACGCAATCAACATCACTCAATTCATTCTGATCGCTTTGCGGAGGTGTTAcagacttttgtgtgtgtgtgtgtgtgtctgccgtTCTGGGAACCTTCGCACTTCTCTCCACCGTCCCATCGATAACTCTGTCAGGccgataaacaaataaaacatgtgcTCCCTGTGAACGTGTGAGCTCGGCCCAGCATGGTGCTGCACAAACTGCCCCCTCCACAGGGTGCTGCGGGGGAGAAACACTCTCGTTTACCAACACCAGCTCAATtagggagggagaaaaaaagccACCTCCAAATGGCCCCATCAGTGGGCTTTTAATTAGCAGAGCAGGGAAAGTTCCTGTGAGACGCCGGCCGGCCTTTTGTGAGTCTGCAGAGTGGGAAACGGAGTTCCCTCAGAGGCGCGGTTCGCTCTCCACTCGTTACTGAACTTCATCCTCACGCTCGTGTGCtgatataaaaacattcaaatcgACACAATCTCCTAACACGCTATGCCATCTGGGAGTTTTTATATTAGGTTTGGGGTTTGgccgatcacacacacacacacacacacacatgcggtGCACAATTTTGACATATCGTttgcagtttgggacgcagccaatCACACAGTACTATGAACAACCGATCGCACAGATGTCACGCGTACTGTTGAATATGGTACCGTGCCAATGATATGAATGGCATACTCGTTTATACATCATTTATTCCAACGTTCCATCCTGGCCTTTAATCCACACCACAACGTTTACACCTAAAAGTCATGGGCCACGTCCCAAACAGAACAATAACAGAACGTAATAGATAAATAGTGCACCACCTAACATTTACAACAAAGAGAGCCCTGGGCATCCTCCTCCTGAACAGGACACAGAGGACGTCTGagacaacagcaaaaaaaaaaaagaagcacaaataAACACCCATCACACACCCTGCACACCCAGCCTTGTTATatctacactaccggtcaaaagtttatacaCTCGTtcgttctttatttttatttctttctccacattttagaataataataaagtcatcaaaactctgcagtaacacaaatggaactacgggaattatgttgtgataagaaatccaaaataaatcaaaataatttaggaTTTTAatatcttcaaagtagacgccattttcgcctagaatttccagaaatgtgttcttggcgttttctcgacagatttcttgaggaatccccctgagatgctttttaaacagcattaaaggagttcccaccgacgctgcacacttactggctgcttttcagaatatttcgctccgagtcatccgtttaaaaaatatatatatttgtaataaaatgttagtttcctaatgaaaggaatgaatatgtcggcatgattatatttttctctacaacactgatttcaaacatttaatcacacaccttcagatcaaaaggttttaagatcatgagaaacgtttcagtcgcgtgtccacaaacttttgaccggctGGTGTGTGCTTTTGGCTCCAAACAAAGGGCTTAACGGTATTTGATTAACACAACGTAATGGAACTATCTCTTCTACATAGTGCTTGTGTGGGAAAAGCAGGACAGAGCGAAACCGTTACGGGCGTTTTCAAACTAAACATCATCGTGTAGGGTTTTTACACGAGTACCAGAACCTTGCTGGTGGGAAAAGGTCACCTGACGTAGTCTTGATAGCATCGTACgtgtaaaaccaaaaaaaaaaaactcttgaCCTAAATCACTTAAGGTGCAAATACACTTACTCATCCTCTTATTTAAGATGCAGACAAGCCCAGCACCTCAAAGATCTCTTGTGGTGAACAGATGTGGTGTGATGGTGGTAGATGGTGATAAGAAATGCATGCGTGATGATTAATGAAATGATTATCACGACTActttacttaatattttttatcCCCAACACTGCACTTTTATACGTGACACGATGCGGCTAAATTAAAACGAATAAGAGCAAACGTCGAAGGGAGAAGGATGAAGGACGTAGTCTCGGTCGTCCGTCGGCATTTCGTTCTCTGTGATGTGGCTGCGAGAGGGATCGCCTTTGCTCTTTTGCGAACGGACAAAGGGAATTAGGTTCAGCCGTTTGGTCTCCACGCAACAAAAGGCAAACGTCCTTTCAAGAGGAAAGTGCAAATAAAAAGGAACGAGATGTGACTCACAACGGAGACTACGTAATGAACAGCAACTCTGAAACGGCAGCTGTGTTTCCACGAAAGACCAAGTGTTAAAACAAGTGGGACTGGTTACGTGCGTCACACTTCGCTCTGAACACACACGATCGCAGATCTGCGGCGATATTCTAAAACGACATGCGGTTTGGGATCACGTGCGTCACGACGCCCGCCAGACGGCGTGCACGTACGACTCACCCAGAAGTGCGCGTGGCAGTTGACCACCATGGTCCTCTCGATGAGCTCGTCTGGACACTCCAGCAGGTGTTGTCCGGAGACCACGCCCGCGTTGTTGATCAGCAGGTCCACGTCGCCCACCTCGCGTCTCACGCGCTCCGCCGTCGAGTACACGCTCTCGCGCTTCCCCACGTCGCACACGTACGTGTACACGTGCGGCTTGAATGGCTGCACCTCCTCCACGCCGCCTgctcgacacacacacaccggtcaACAAATCATACATTATGTATATGGTTACTTTCTCTCCACATATTATTACTAATAACATCATAATACTATCGTGTCTTCCCTGAATGACGATATTTGAAGGCCTCCACGGTGACGTTAACGTGTGTGGTGAATATCGCAGTGTAGTAGAGTTGTTACCGTGTTACAGGTTCACACTAAGTCATGCTGTGTGAGCGGACAGCTACCAGTCAAGTCTCAGTGCACTGAAAACCTCGACCTCTGCTCCATCCTAGCATGCACGTATCTTTATAAACCATCACGGCattgtgaaatgaaacaactcTCTGGTTTGGACTAAGCAGTGCTGCACACCGCATCGCAGCGACTCTCTTTTAGAGCTTACAAGGACATGATAAATACTGACAATCTAAAAGTGTTTACAGAGAAGTTGTTCTCAGAAATAtcttccttatatatatatataaaccataaGGAGACTTCACCCCTGCAGTGACGATACCATCGTGACACTGTGACATTTTAAGACTAGGTTATCAGACTGTGAAAAACTTTAAACCGTTACACCCCTGCAGTGTATTATAAATGCACAACACAGGAagcatttaattattatataacattCACTGTAACCTTCTCGCCctctcttctgtgtgtgtgtgtgtgtgttattactaAAGTGTTAATGTGCATCAGGTTTCAAGCTTGTTACAGAACATaatcataacacacacacacacacacacacacacacaatcacacagtctatgtgttttttttacccTCTCTGTCCGCGTGCGTCTCCTGTTCCCGGTAGATCTGCCTCACGAGCTCTGCGGTCTCCTCGTTGCTCTGGCTGTTAATGTCCCACAGCACGAGCACGGCACGGCGGCGCGCGAACTCCAGTGCGAACAGGCGGCCCAACTGACCGCCCGCGCCCGTGATCACGCACACCTGGCCCGCCACGCTCTTCTCGCGGGGCCGCGCGACCCAGCGGAGCGCCGCGAGCGCGATCGCCCACATGACCTTCATCAGCACGAGCATGAACTCCAGCACCAAGCCGAGCATCATCACTGTCCACTCAAACCCTCACTTAACAACAAACTACAGAAACACTACCAATAAAACCTGCTCTAAACGTTCAAACCTTTCAAGTCTATCATAAATAAACCGAATCTGACGACTATATAAAACactcaaaatatacaaatgatCCTAAACTGttctgtcattaaaaaaaaacaaaaaaacaaaacattaacacaACTAAATCTGTAGGTTGTGAATGGAacctaattaaaataatattctgGTATTAAATCCTAacataaattaaatagaaaacaaatcaagtaaatattatttatttaaaaaaaaaaaacacgaattAGCACTGATAGCTAATGAGACGGATCAGTTAGTTCGGTTTAAACATTCCGGTCTCTCAGAACTTAAGACTTTACTGACGAGAAAACTAGCTTTAACCACcggaaaatttaaaaatatatatatacatatatatatatatatatataataagaaataaaaggtTTTCTGGTCAGAAACAGATAAAAATCGAGTAAACTTTTAAATCGAAGAAACTCCTGAACCTGCGGAGTCTCGAGCCGAACGGTCCGGTGTGTTAGGTGTGATAGCTGCCTGTCTCGCGgctgtgtgcgcgtgcgcgtgtgcgcgtgagtgtgtttgtatatatatatatatgtatatatatatatatgtgcgcgCGCCCGTGAGCGACAGAGCGCCAGTTCCAGCTGCTGTTCGCTACATCCAAGCGCGCGAGCCCCATTTAAACCCGCCCAGCGCTGCAGAGAGGACCCCCTGCGGGCTGGCCGCGTCAGTGCCTGACTGGAAAGAGTCAGCGCGCTCGTAATATTGTGATTTGTGCTTATCTGATTCAGCTCGCACATGAAGGTTTGGTTCATCTGCTTCAAAAGCACGTTAAGACAAATGACAATTGGCTTGACAAATTCAAAGCTTTTTGGGGGGCAGGGTTTGTCAACTACTTCATAAATACACGACTTTGATTATATTCAACATATAGCATTGCATTCCAAACAGAGTGATCTTAaggatatttatttacaaagcaACCAGAGATGAAACTCAGCAAACTAACATATACatgcatttaatattttgtgtgtgtgtgtgtgtgtgatgacagTAGTGATCACTTATTacttattacattattacagtcattatttagttatt containing:
- the rdh10a gene encoding retinol dehydrogenase 10-A, with the translated sequence MMLGLVLEFMLVLMKVMWAIALAALRWVARPREKSVAGQVCVITGAGGQLGRLFALEFARRRAVLVLWDINSQSNEETAELVRQIYREQETHADREGGVEEVQPFKPHVYTYVCDVGKRESVYSTAERVRREVGDVDLLINNAGVVSGQHLLECPDELIERTMVVNCHAHFWTTKAFLPRMLEMNHGHIVTVASSLGLFSTAGVEDYCASKFGAIGFHESLSHEIKASEKDGIKMTLVCPYLVDTGMFRGCRIRKEIEPFLPPLKPEFCVKQAMKAILTDQPMICTPRIVYMISFMKSILPFEAIVCMYRFLGADKCMYPFLAQRKEAMNNNEAKNGI